A window from Halomicrobium urmianum encodes these proteins:
- a CDS encoding lipoate--protein ligase family protein, with translation MTDLAGLDWRVIGAEARPGAETMALDEVAAATAGQGGPATARVYQWSPSTLSLGYSQDPETVDWDYCEREGVDVVRRPTGGGAIYHDEFGDVSYSIVVPADAVPGDLMASYELLCRPVLEAFAAMGVEADFASEERPAVYEPACYLRPLHPAHDVVGPDGRKISGNAQYRRRDAVVQHGSLTFRRDADRHTAVFDADLDPDAFRDRVTAIEAHADGSREAAVATLTDTLTDWAGADPGSWTDDELDRAAALVDAKYGTDAWTRDGEDPT, from the coding sequence ATGACCGACCTGGCGGGACTGGACTGGCGCGTGATCGGGGCGGAGGCCCGCCCCGGCGCGGAGACGATGGCGCTGGACGAGGTGGCGGCGGCGACGGCGGGCCAGGGCGGCCCCGCCACCGCCCGGGTGTACCAGTGGTCGCCCAGCACGCTCTCGCTGGGCTACTCCCAGGACCCCGAGACCGTCGACTGGGACTACTGCGAGCGCGAGGGCGTCGACGTCGTCCGCCGGCCGACCGGCGGGGGCGCCATCTACCACGACGAGTTCGGCGACGTCTCCTACTCGATCGTCGTCCCGGCCGACGCCGTCCCCGGGGACCTCATGGCGTCGTACGAACTGCTCTGCCGGCCCGTGCTGGAGGCGTTCGCCGCCATGGGCGTCGAGGCCGACTTCGCGAGCGAGGAGCGCCCCGCCGTCTACGAACCCGCCTGCTACCTCCGGCCGCTGCACCCCGCACACGACGTCGTCGGACCGGACGGGCGCAAGATCAGCGGCAACGCCCAGTACCGCCGGCGCGACGCCGTGGTCCAGCACGGCTCGCTGACCTTTCGCCGTGACGCCGACCGCCACACCGCCGTCTTCGACGCGGACCTCGACCCCGACGCCTTCCGCGACCGCGTGACTGCGATCGAGGCCCACGCCGACGGCTCTCGCGAGGCGGCCGTCGCGACGCTGACCGACACGCTGACCGACTGGGCCGGCGCGGACCCCGGCTCGTGGACCGACGACGAACTCGACCGGGCGGCCGCGCTGGTCGACGCCAAGTACGGGACCGACGCGTGGACGCGCGACGGCGAGGACCCGACCTGA
- a CDS encoding helix-turn-helix domain-containing protein, with amino-acid sequence MKYVRLSLDHDSEARHPMHQFVVDHEGFEASRLVAASPVVDGLRSALFHVRGGPIEDYEAALDGVASVTEYAVSPCPDDSFYLYTRDELSPEGQRLADAFATVGLVLLYPVAYRADGTIRVSVVGPGETVQAALADLPAGVAPDVLEVGEYGHRRLADGERLTDRQFEAVRAAVDCGYYGDPRDGSVADVAEELGCAPGTAAEHLRRAERRVMAALVDGSQSLSGPIP; translated from the coding sequence GTGAAGTACGTCAGGCTCTCGCTCGACCACGACTCCGAGGCCAGACACCCCATGCACCAGTTCGTGGTCGACCACGAGGGGTTCGAGGCGTCGCGGCTGGTCGCCGCCTCGCCCGTGGTCGACGGCCTCCGGTCGGCCCTGTTCCACGTCCGCGGCGGCCCGATCGAGGACTACGAGGCCGCGCTCGACGGCGTCGCGTCGGTCACCGAGTACGCCGTCTCGCCGTGCCCCGACGACTCGTTCTACCTGTACACGCGCGACGAACTCTCCCCGGAGGGGCAGCGACTGGCCGACGCCTTCGCCACCGTCGGGCTGGTCCTGCTCTACCCCGTCGCCTACCGCGCGGACGGGACTATCCGCGTGAGCGTCGTCGGCCCGGGCGAGACGGTGCAGGCGGCACTGGCGGACCTGCCCGCCGGCGTCGCGCCCGACGTGCTGGAGGTCGGCGAGTACGGCCACCGCCGGCTCGCCGACGGGGAGCGCCTCACCGACCGGCAGTTCGAGGCCGTCCGCGCGGCCGTCGACTGCGGCTACTACGGCGATCCCCGCGACGGGAGCGTCGCCGACGTGGCCGAGGAACTCGGCTGCGCGCCCGGTACCGCCGCCGAGCACCTGCGGCGCGCCGAGCGGCGGGTGATGGCCGCGCTGGTCGACGGGTCGCAATCGCTTTCGGGACCGATTCCGTAG